The proteins below are encoded in one region of Plasmodium cynomolgi strain B DNA, scaffold: 0569, whole genome shotgun sequence:
- a CDS encoding CYIR protein (putative;~vir-type antigen), whose product MDISLYLYIIHYEEAAKAVALHKIQEEEFFSELGETSDFDQHCNRIDNNLSFKLREVKVLCIKLVCHLDMLSQSDDSERNNYCNYIRFWLNEHISEIHTINL is encoded by the exons ATGGATATTAGtctttatttgtacattatTCATTAC GAAGAAGCTGCAAAAGCTGTAGCATTGCATAAAATTCAGGAAGAAGAATTCTTTTCAGAACTTGGTGAAACTTCTGATTTCGATCAACATTGTAATCGAATCGATAATAATCTAAGTTTCAAACTTAGAGAAGTCAAAGTCCTTTGCATTAAACTAGTATGTCATTTAGATATGTTAAGTCAATCGGATGATTCAGAACGTAATAATTACTGCAATTACATACGTTTTTGGTTAAATGAACACATAAGTGAAATACATACTATAAATCTGTAG